From the genome of Faecalibacterium prausnitzii:
CTGGTCACCCCCAGAGCAGACCCCGAAGCCGAGGTGCTGTTCACCCAGAATACCGCATACTCCATCGACATGACCGACCACGGCAGCGCTGCGGCTTCCTCGCTGATGAACGCCCTGCGCGCCACCTACGATGCGTCTATTGCAGTCGGCTATTCGCCGCTGGTGTCCACCTCCATCTACTGCGGCGATTACAGCAAGCAGCAGCTTTTGTGGGTGATGGCCGGCAACTACGCTGTCTCGCAGGGGGAATATACCGGTGCAGAGCTGCGGCAGATGATGGAGTGGCTGGTAAACGTGAAGGACAACGGTGCAAACCCCATCCGTCACCGGAATTATATGCCCGTGACCAGCGGTATGGAATACAAGGTGACCGAATACGAACGGGGCAAGTTCCGTCTGGAAGAAGTCACCATCAACGGTGCACCGCTGGACGATACCGCCACCTATACCGTCTTTGTGGCGGGCACGGATGTGTGGATAGAAAATGAGGCCTACTGCAACTGCCCCATGCCGGAGAACCTGAAAACCAAGCGGACGGAATACGCCATTGAAGGGGCAGAAAGCCGCTCCTGCCTGAAGGATTCGCTGGCGGTCAGCAGGCAGTTCCCCGCCCCCTCCGAGTATCTGACCATTGTACAGGGAGAATAAACTCTTGAAGAATGAAACTAAGATGTGGTCTACGATAAAAAAACGTATCCTCGCAGTTTTAGCAGCACTGCTGCTCGGCATCGGTATTTTGACGAGCCTTGTTGTCTTTACGGATTTCATGGAGCAAACCATCTACGAGGAAAGCACGGCACACCTTACCGAGATCTACCATCAGGCAAACCAGACCCTTTACAATAAGGTATCCTTCAACTGGGGTGTCATGCGGATGTGGACACCTTATCTGGAACGTTCGCAAAGCGATGCCGATGTCTGCTCTTTCCTTGCACAGGCAAAAGAAGAATACCAGTTTACAGACTTTTTCTTCGTCTCACGGGATGGCTCCTATATCACGCTGGACGGCGAACAGGGCTATCTCGATCTGGGACGAATGCTGTCGCAGCTGATCCTGGAGCAGCAGCCTATCGTGGCAAACTCGGTGGTCCCGGACAAGCCGGAGATCATGGTGTTTGCCGTTCCCACGGCAAAAGGCAGCTATCAGGGCTTTGCGTACGAAGCCATTGCCGTCACCTACAACAACCGAGATCTGGTGGACTCCCTGAAGATCTCTGCCTTTGAGGGGCACGGCAGCACCTTTGCCGTGCTGCCGGATGGCCGTGTGGTACTGGACAGCAGCAGTGCGGACATGCGCGGTGTGCACAACATCCTTGCCATGCTCAAAAATTCGGCTGGTTTTACGGACGAACAGATCACTGCCCTGCAAAAGGCTTTTGCCGCCGGGAAGAGCGGCAACCTTGAGTTTTCCATCCATGGCGTCGGCTATTACATGGTTTATGGTTCTGCCTCCTTCCAGAACTGGACGGTCCTTGGCATTGCCCCCAAAAGCATTGTGAACGCCAACATGAACCGGCTGCAATACACCACCATGGCTGTGATGAGCGGCATCGTGGGGATGCTGGCCGTTACCGTTTTGCTGCTGATGGTACAGAGCAACCGGCAAAAGCTGCGGAAAAAGGATCAGCAGCTGCTGGCCCGTGAAGAGCTGTTCTCAAGCCTTTCTCGCAACGTGGACGATGTGTTCCTGATGATCGACACCGGCACCGGCAAGGTGGAATACATCAGCCCCAACGTCCGGCGCATTCTGGGCATCTCCCCCGAAACGGTGCAAGAGGATTTCCACGTTCTATGTTCTGCCGAGGGCGATAATTGCACATCACGGCTGGACGGTCTGATGCAGATGGAGCAGGGTACGCAGCAGGAATGGGATCGGGAGTTTATCCATCAGGAGACTGGCGAGCCACACTATATCCACGTGACCGGCTTTATCAATGAGGTACAGGGCGCAAAAAAGTGCATCGTGGATCTGTCTGACCGCACAGGCGAGCACCAGACCACGCTGGCCGTGGAAGCCGCACTGGAAGTAGCCGAAAAGGCCAGCCAGGCCAAGACCGACTTTCTTTCCAACATGAGCCACGATATCCGCACCCCCATGAACGCCATCGTCGGGTTGACGACCCTGATGGAGAACGAGCTGGACCAGCCGGAAAAGCTGGCCGAACACCTGCACAAGCTGGAAAGCTCCGGCCAGCTGCTGCTGGGCATCATCAACAACATTCTGGATATGAGCCGCATCGAGAGCGGCAAGACCACCCTGAGCGTTGAGCCGATGCACCTTTCCCAGCAGCTCGACCAGCTCAGCACGATGATCCGCGCACAGGCCAGCGAAAAGGCGCAGACCTTCACCGTCTCCACCCATCTCCGGCACGAAAACCTGCTGGCCGACCCCACCCGCCTGAATCAGGTGCTGATGAACATCCTCTCCAACGCGGTCAAGTATACCCCCTGCGGCGGGCACATCCGGTTCGAGGTCGAAGAGCTGCCCCGGAACGAGCACTACGCCAAATACAGCTTTGTGGTGCAGGATGACGGCATCGGCATGAGCGAGGCTTACCAGAAGACCCTTTTTGACCCCTTTACCCGCGAAGAGCGCTCCGGCACCAACAAGGTGCAGGGCACCGGCCTTGGCATGGCCATCACCAAGAACATCGTGGACCTGATGGGCGGCTCCATCAGCGTGGAGAGTGCCACCGGCAAGGGCACCCGCTTTGAGGTCGTGCTGGAATTTCCCATCGACGCCGAAGCGGACGCGGTGCCAAAGGCGCAGGCGCTTCCGGAGGAGCCGGAAGACGTCTCTCCCCTGTGCGGGATGAACTTCCTCTGCGCCGAGGACAACGCCATCAACGCCGAGATCCTGGAGCTGCTGCTGGAATCCAAGGGCGCACACTGCAAAATTTACCCCAACGGGCAGGAGCTTGTGGATGCGTTTGTCCGCGTCAAGCCCGGCGAGTATGACATGATCCTGATGGATGTGCAGATGCCGGTGATGGACGGCCTCGAAGCCGCCCGCCGCATCCGCAGCAGCGAAAACCCGCTGGGCCGGGTCATCCCCATCCTCGCCATGACGGCAAACGCCTTCTTGGAAGATATGCAGAAGAGCAAGGAAGCCGGGATGGACGAGCATCTGTCCAAGCCCGTGGACATCGACGCGCTGGAACAGACCGTCAAGCGCTTCCGCGTTACCCCCCCCCGAAAATAAATAGTGGAATCGCACGGTTTCGCAGATGACCGACACCCACGACCTGGCAGGGCCGCCCATTTGCGGCCCAGCTCTTTTTTGTGAGAGAGCAATCATGATGAATCAAAGGATTGGATGGTATTGCGTATGGAACGACAGCCAAATAAAATTCAGCCTATGTTGCTATCGGCACTTGCCCAATTGAGCGCCTGCCTGATCGTCTGGAATTTTCATATTCCAAATCCAAATATCGTGCTTTTTGTTGTTCTTTCTGCTGTGCTCGTGAAATGCGGCTATGCAGCAGGAATCGTAAGCGGCCTCATTGCATTCCTATACTCCGCGTTTTTCTTTTCTACCGACCACAGCTTTTTTCTTTACACCTCTTTGAACCTTCAAAAGCTCATCGTGATCGGCCTTGGTATCGCTGCGAACATTCTGCTGATCGGTCATCTGCAAAGGCAGTTCGAGTGTTCCAACATGGAAAAGATGCAGGCCGAAACCGAGGAAAAGCTTCAAGAAACAACAGAGAGCTACCGTGCAAAACTTTACCATGATGCCTTGACTGGCACATACAACCGCCGCTACTATGAGGATATCGCATCCCGTATCGTCGGCTCCGCAGGCATCGCGCTGATGGATGTGGACGATTTCAAGATCTGCAACGACACCTATGGGCATCACGCCGGAGATCTGGCGCTGGAAGCAGCGGCAAACGCCATTCAGTCCTGCATCCGCAGCTCCGATCTGCTCATCCGCTACGGCGGGGATGAATTTCTGCTGGTGCTGCCCGGCATTCCGAGCGATATCCTGCAAACCAAGCTGGAGCAGATCAGAGCCGCCGTGCAGCAGGCTACTGTACCCGGTTATCCGCATTTTCGCCTCTCACTGAGCATCGGCGGAACGATGCAGGCCATCACCGACTCGATGGAGAATGCGGTTCGCCGGGCAGACCGGCTGATGTATCAGGCAAAGTGCCGTAAGAATGCCGTCACGGTGGAACTCCCCGAAAACGCGCTGACCGCGCAGGAAGAACTGGTGGAGGAGAAGCCGCAGATCCTTCTTGTGGATGACTCTGAAATGAACCGCCTCATCCTGGCCGAAATCCTGCAAGGCGACTACCGTATTCTGGAAGCAAAAGATGGCCGGGAATGTATGGATGCCTTGCAGGCCGAAGCCGGGAATCTTGCACTGGTGCTGCTGGACATCAACATGCCGGTCATGGATGGTTTCGAGGTGCTCAAGGCCATGAACGCCAACCACACCATCGAGGACATCCCGGTCATCATGATCTCCAGCGACGACTCCGACGCCGCGATCCGGCGCTCCTATGAGCTGGGAGCCAGCGATTACGTCAACCGCCCCTTCGATGCCCGCATCGTCTACCGCCGCGTGACCAACACCATCAAGCTGTATGCCAAGCAGCGGCGGCTGGTGCAGATGGTGTCGGACCAGATCCGCGCCCGCGAAAACAACACCGATATGCTGGTGGGTGTGCTGAGCCATATCGTAGAGTTCCGCAACGGCGAGAGCGGCGCCCATGTGCGGCACATCCGCATCATCACCGAGCTGCTGCTCCACCGCCTGCTGGAGATCAGCAGCCAGTACCCCATCACCGCCGAGCAGCAGGACAACATCCCGCTGGCCTCCGCCCTGCACGACATCGGCAAGATCGGCATCGACGAAAAGATCCTCAACAAACCCGGCAAGCTGACCCCGGAAGAATTCGAGGTCGTCAAGACCCACAGTATGCTGGGGGCCGAGATGCTGCACCAGCTGGAAGACTTCAACGAGCAGCCGCTGCTGCAGACCGCCTACGAGATCACCCGCTGGCACCACGAGCGCTGGGACGGGCGCGGCTACCCGGATGGGCTGAAGGGCGATGCGATCCCCATCAGCGCACAGCTGGTCGCGCTGGCCGATGTGTACGATGCACTGACCAGCGAACGCTGCTACAAAAAAGCCTTCTCCCACGAAAAAGCCGTGCAGATGATCCTGAACGGCGAGTGCGGAGCCTTCAACCCCTTGCTGCTGCAATGCCTGACGGATGTGCAGACCGACCTGAAAGTCCAGTTGCAGCAGCGGACGCAATAACAACAGGAGAACAAAAGTCCCCATGAAACACCTCATCTCACGCCGTGCATTCCTGAACGGATGCACCCTGCTGGCGGCCTCGACGGCCCTCGGCGGCCTGACTGCCTGCGGCGGAACGGACGCGAAGAACAGCGATCTGCCGCAGATCCTCATCGGAAGCGACACCTACCCGCCCTATATTTATCTGAACAATGACGGCACCCCGACCGGGATCGACGTGGAGATCGCCACCGAGGCATTCCGCCGCATGGGATACGCTGCACGATTTGAAGTCATCGACTGGGAGCAGAAGACCGCCCTTGTGGAAAGCGGCGCCATCGACTGCATCTGGGGCTGCTTTTCCATGCAGGGCCGCGAAACGCTCTACCGGTGGGCCGGGCCTTACATGGTGAGCCGTCAGGTCGTGGCCGTGAACGCCGACAGTAGCATCCAGTCCCTCAGCGACCTTGCCGGGAAGACCGTTATGGTGCAGAGCACCTCCAAGCCAGAGAGCATCTTCCTCAGCGGCTCCGACCCGCGCATCCCGCAGACCGTCGAGGTGTTCAGCATCGAAGACCGCAGTGTGCAGTATGCCATGCTGGCCTGCGGCTATGTGGACGCCATCGCTGCCCACGAGACGGCCATCCTGCAATACATGAAAGACAACAACGCGGTGTTCCGCATCCTCGAAGAGCCGCTGCTGGTCACCGGGCTGGGCGTTGCCTTTGCCAAAAATGACAGCCGCGGGCTGGACCACCAGCTGAATGATACCTTCGCGCAGATGCGCGAGGACGGCACACTGGAACGGATCGTCGGCAAATACCTGGAACATGCTTCGCAGTATCTGGAGGTGGACACCATTGACGCGTAACAACAAAACCACTCCGAACACGCGGACCTGGGTGCTCTACATTCTCGTCGGTGTGCTTTTCATGGCGGGGGTCGTCCTGGCTTCCGGCTGGAAAGCCCTGCATGCGACCGAAGAGCGTTTCTGCCAGACGATCGCGTTCGTCAAATCGCAGTCCACCAGTTTTGAGCAGTACAACGATACCATCACGGCCAAAGCGCTCCGCCGCACGGCGGTCTCGGTGCACCAGCTGGCCGGTGACGCCGCACTCGACCTCTCCGACCCGCACTGCCTGAAACAGCAGACTGAGACGCTCTGGCTCACCGGCATTTCCGTGCTGCGCCCGGACGGCACGCTCCTGTGCGAGTACACAGCGAACGGCATCGGCTACGCCCAGCTGGAAGACCGGCTCAAAAAGGAGACCGCGCTGGACGTCTTCCGCTTCCCGCAGAAGACCTACCTGAAGCGCGTTCTGCTGGCAGACGGGTCTGCCGTGGATGTGGCGGCACACCGGGCCGACCACCAGGAGGTCATCCTGCTGGCCTATCGCTGCACCCCGGCCAAATTTGTCGAGGGGACGGCACTGTCGGTCCAGAGCATTCTGGACGGCTACCCAGAAGAGACCAGCGGCACCCTGTTCATCGTGCAGAACAATCAGGTCATTGCGTCCAACCGCCCGGAGCTGATCGGGCAGGACACCACCGCAAGCCCGCCGGTGCAGGAGATCCGCAGCACCGGGCTTGCGGAAAAGCTGACGCCCACCCACGGCTGGAACGGCTCCGGCTGCTATTTCGGCATGTACAGCCACGGCCGGTCGTTCGACCTCTATGCGTACACGGATGAAAAAACCGTGTTCCACGAGTCGCTCACGCTGGTCTTAACGGCACTGGTCTGTTACATCCTGCTCGTTTCGGTCTTGCAGATGCTGCGCCGACGCTCGGTGCAGGAGATGGAGCAGCAGAAAAAAGAGCAGGAGAAGAAGTATCAGACCCAGCTGGAAGAGCAGAACCGCAAACTGGAGATCGCGCTCCAGCACGAGGGCGCGGCCAACCGCGCCAAGCGGGAGTTCCTGTTCAACATGAGCCACGATATCCGCACCCCGATGAACGCCATCATCGGCTTCACCTCGCTGGCTGCGACCCACATCGACAACCGCGAGCAGGTGCTGGACTACCTGAAAAAGATCTCTACCTCCAGCCAGCATCTGCTCTCCCTCATCAACGATGTGCTGGATATGAGCCGCATCGAGAGCGGCAAGGTCAAGATCGAGGAAAAGGCGGTGCATCTGCCCGACCTTGTCCACGATGTGCGCTCCATCATCCAGCCCAACGTTGCGGCCAAACGGCTGTCGCTCTTCATTGATACCATGGACATTGAGGATGAGGACATCATCACCGACCCACTGCGGCTGAACCAGATCCTGCTGAACATCCTGTCCAACGCCATCAAGTTCACCCCCACCGGCGGCATGATCAGCATCCGCATCGCCCAGAAGAACGGTGCGCCCAAGGGCTGCGTCTGCTATGAGTTCCGCATCAAGGACAACGGCATCGGCATGAGCGAAGAGTTCCAGAAGCACATCTTCGAGGAGTTCAGCCGGGAGGAAAGCTCCACCGTCAGCGGCATTCAGGGCACCGGCCTGGGAATGTCCATCACCAAAAACATCGTGGATCTGATGGGCGGCACCATCGCCCTCACGAGCGAGCCGAGCAAGGGCACCGAGTTCATCGTGACCCTCTGCTTCACACGCAGCGGGCAGAAAGCAGAGCCCAAGCAGCTCCCCCAGCTGGAAGGGCTGCGCGCACTGGTGGCAGACGATGATACCAACACCTGCCTGAACGTCAGCACCATGCTGTCCAAGATCGGGATGCGGCCGGAGTGGACGATCTCCGGCAAGGAAGCGGTCATCCGCACCAAATATGCGGTGGAGCAGGGCGATGAGTTCAGCGTCTACATCATCGACTGGCTGATCCCCGATATGAACGGCATCGAGATCGTGCGGCAGATCCGCAAGGTGATCGGGAATCGCTGCCCCATCATCATCCTGACCGCCTACGACTGGGCGGACATCGAGGACGAGGCCCGCGCTGCCGGAGTGACCGCGTTCTGCGAAAAGCCGCTCTTCCTCTCGGAGCTGCGCCGCGTTCTGGCCGAACCGTTCCGTGCAGAGCCTGCCTCCGAGCCCGCTCAACCCACTGCGGCCGACCTCAAGGGGAAGAAGCTCCTGCTGGTGGAAGACAACGAGCTGAACCGTGAGATCGCGCTGGAGATCCTGAAAGAAGCCGGTTTTGTGGTGGATACCGCCGAGGACGGCGCGGTCGCCGTCCAAAAGATAAAGCAGGCGGCCCCCGGCCAGTATGACCTGATCCTGATGGACATCCAGATGCCCAATCTGGACGGTTACGAGGCCACGCGGCAGATCCGCGCCCTGCCGGACGCTGAGAAGGCCAGCATCCCCATCTTTGCGATGACGGCGAATGCCTTTGAAGAAGACCGTCAGAACGCGCTGGCGGCCGGTATGAACGGCCATATCGCAAAGCCGCTGGACGTCCCGCACCTGCTGCGCGTCCTCGCAGATGCCCTGAAAAAATAACCCCCAAAAAAGCCGAAACGGCCTGAACTCTGTGTCGCACAGGGTTCAGGCCGTTTGTGGTGTTATTCGATTTTGGGGGCGCAGGAACAAGATCGGATCACTTCACCTGTGCCCCGGTGGTCAGCGCCTCGGACACGGCGTCCATCAGCGCGACCATGGTGCAGTAGTTGGCACCGTAGGTCTCGGTGTAGGCAGAGTAGGTGTCGATCTGCTCCTGCGTGGGGGCGATGTCCATCGCCTCAGCCACTGCCTGGTAGAGCAGCGCTTCGCGGGCATACTCGGTGATGCTGTCGCTCATGGCATCCAGCAGGTCGTCGGCACTGTTGTAACCGGCAGCAGCCTGCAGGAAGCTGTCGAGATCATAGCCGTAATACTGGGCCATGGTGTAGTAGTAGTTCAGGCACTGGTTGACCTGATAATCGGTCACTTCCTTGGGCAGGTCCTTGAAGGTGGAGTTTGCCAGCAGGTAATCCATCACCGCAGTGTTCAGGTTGTTCTGATACAGCATCT
Proteins encoded in this window:
- a CDS encoding ATP-binding protein, whose product is MKNETKMWSTIKKRILAVLAALLLGIGILTSLVVFTDFMEQTIYEESTAHLTEIYHQANQTLYNKVSFNWGVMRMWTPYLERSQSDADVCSFLAQAKEEYQFTDFFFVSRDGSYITLDGEQGYLDLGRMLSQLILEQQPIVANSVVPDKPEIMVFAVPTAKGSYQGFAYEAIAVTYNNRDLVDSLKISAFEGHGSTFAVLPDGRVVLDSSSADMRGVHNILAMLKNSAGFTDEQITALQKAFAAGKSGNLEFSIHGVGYYMVYGSASFQNWTVLGIAPKSIVNANMNRLQYTTMAVMSGIVGMLAVTVLLLMVQSNRQKLRKKDQQLLAREELFSSLSRNVDDVFLMIDTGTGKVEYISPNVRRILGISPETVQEDFHVLCSAEGDNCTSRLDGLMQMEQGTQQEWDREFIHQETGEPHYIHVTGFINEVQGAKKCIVDLSDRTGEHQTTLAVEAALEVAEKASQAKTDFLSNMSHDIRTPMNAIVGLTTLMENELDQPEKLAEHLHKLESSGQLLLGIINNILDMSRIESGKTTLSVEPMHLSQQLDQLSTMIRAQASEKAQTFTVSTHLRHENLLADPTRLNQVLMNILSNAVKYTPCGGHIRFEVEELPRNEHYAKYSFVVQDDGIGMSEAYQKTLFDPFTREERSGTNKVQGTGLGMAITKNIVDLMGGSISVESATGKGTRFEVVLEFPIDAEADAVPKAQALPEEPEDVSPLCGMNFLCAEDNAINAEILELLLESKGAHCKIYPNGQELVDAFVRVKPGEYDMILMDVQMPVMDGLEAARRIRSSENPLGRVIPILAMTANAFLEDMQKSKEAGMDEHLSKPVDIDALEQTVKRFRVTPPRK
- a CDS encoding diguanylate cyclase, which codes for MIGLGIAANILLIGHLQRQFECSNMEKMQAETEEKLQETTESYRAKLYHDALTGTYNRRYYEDIASRIVGSAGIALMDVDDFKICNDTYGHHAGDLALEAAANAIQSCIRSSDLLIRYGGDEFLLVLPGIPSDILQTKLEQIRAAVQQATVPGYPHFRLSLSIGGTMQAITDSMENAVRRADRLMYQAKCRKNAVTVELPENALTAQEELVEEKPQILLVDDSEMNRLILAEILQGDYRILEAKDGRECMDALQAEAGNLALVLLDINMPVMDGFEVLKAMNANHTIEDIPVIMISSDDSDAAIRRSYELGASDYVNRPFDARIVYRRVTNTIKLYAKQRRLVQMVSDQIRARENNTDMLVGVLSHIVEFRNGESGAHVRHIRIITELLLHRLLEISSQYPITAEQQDNIPLASALHDIGKIGIDEKILNKPGKLTPEEFEVVKTHSMLGAEMLHQLEDFNEQPLLQTAYEITRWHHERWDGRGYPDGLKGDAIPISAQLVALADVYDALTSERCYKKAFSHEKAVQMILNGECGAFNPLLLQCLTDVQTDLKVQLQQRTQ
- a CDS encoding substrate-binding periplasmic protein, whose protein sequence is MKHLISRRAFLNGCTLLAASTALGGLTACGGTDAKNSDLPQILIGSDTYPPYIYLNNDGTPTGIDVEIATEAFRRMGYAARFEVIDWEQKTALVESGAIDCIWGCFSMQGRETLYRWAGPYMVSRQVVAVNADSSIQSLSDLAGKTVMVQSTSKPESIFLSGSDPRIPQTVEVFSIEDRSVQYAMLACGYVDAIAAHETAILQYMKDNNAVFRILEEPLLVTGLGVAFAKNDSRGLDHQLNDTFAQMREDGTLERIVGKYLEHASQYLEVDTIDA
- a CDS encoding response regulator, coding for MTRNNKTTPNTRTWVLYILVGVLFMAGVVLASGWKALHATEERFCQTIAFVKSQSTSFEQYNDTITAKALRRTAVSVHQLAGDAALDLSDPHCLKQQTETLWLTGISVLRPDGTLLCEYTANGIGYAQLEDRLKKETALDVFRFPQKTYLKRVLLADGSAVDVAAHRADHQEVILLAYRCTPAKFVEGTALSVQSILDGYPEETSGTLFIVQNNQVIASNRPELIGQDTTASPPVQEIRSTGLAEKLTPTHGWNGSGCYFGMYSHGRSFDLYAYTDEKTVFHESLTLVLTALVCYILLVSVLQMLRRRSVQEMEQQKKEQEKKYQTQLEEQNRKLEIALQHEGAANRAKREFLFNMSHDIRTPMNAIIGFTSLAATHIDNREQVLDYLKKISTSSQHLLSLINDVLDMSRIESGKVKIEEKAVHLPDLVHDVRSIIQPNVAAKRLSLFIDTMDIEDEDIITDPLRLNQILLNILSNAIKFTPTGGMISIRIAQKNGAPKGCVCYEFRIKDNGIGMSEEFQKHIFEEFSREESSTVSGIQGTGLGMSITKNIVDLMGGTIALTSEPSKGTEFIVTLCFTRSGQKAEPKQLPQLEGLRALVADDDTNTCLNVSTMLSKIGMRPEWTISGKEAVIRTKYAVEQGDEFSVYIIDWLIPDMNGIEIVRQIRKVIGNRCPIIILTAYDWADIEDEARAAGVTAFCEKPLFLSELRRVLAEPFRAEPASEPAQPTAADLKGKKLLLVEDNELNREIALEILKEAGFVVDTAEDGAVAVQKIKQAAPGQYDLILMDIQMPNLDGYEATRQIRALPDAEKASIPIFAMTANAFEEDRQNALAAGMNGHIAKPLDVPHLLRVLADALKK